DNA sequence from the Puntigrus tetrazona isolate hp1 chromosome 2, ASM1883169v1, whole genome shotgun sequence genome:
TTAGAAAGGAGAAGCTGAgacataaaatgacaaaaccgCATATCGGGAAACCTTCAGCGGGGTGGTTGGGTGcgactttttttattgtttgtgacTCGTAATTTACATTAATGACACAAGTAAGGACCGTAAACTACACTGAGGGACATATAATAAGAATTTAATCAGGATACGTTTTCTAAGAATAAATATAAGTTCATTCTCCAACCCCTCcaacatttttgaatccattcagccgatctccgggtctgtcgatagcacttttagcatagcttagcatagatcattgaatctgattagaccaggaacattttgtttaaaaatgaccaaagagcaGAGTGATACgttgaaatagaaatgtcttCACCATTGGACTAAATAAAAACGCAGTGTCAATTTTGAGTCTCTGTGCTGTCCCTATATCAAGTtcttaacattttacattttatggttTCTGAATTTCAAGCAGCAGTGTAACGAGTAacgttgttttaatgttttgcagtttatagttttattgtTGTCTTCATTCTTTTAGTACAACAGTATCAAGTTTCACAGCATGGCTTGGCTTTGCAGCATGTGCAGATTTTTGGGGAAAttgatgttatatttttatttattttgcagagtTAAAGTTCCTTATTTTTGGTCAACAAAACTGCACTGCAGTCATTTCAATagaatacacattttaaactatCCTTGCAGAAACAGGCCTTTATATTGgtgtaaaacaacacacattAGGCCTATATAAATGTGAGAATGTATTACAttcatacatgcatttaaaatgtatatttaacacACTGTCAATATGATGAACAAACTCTGTCATCTATATTTGACAGGTATGTGTTTAATTCACTACATTATTTTGCAGTATGATATCAGTTActattttgtgaatttgttaGCTGTTGATAAGACACTCTACACCTTTAAGATACGGggctgtaataatatttgagaTATAATAGGtaataatacgtttttttttttcagagagtgATGTAGATGTAGATCAGAAAACCACAGTGCATCAGGAAACCGGCAGCAATGTGGTTGggtgcaatatttttttattgtttatgacTCATAAACCACATTAATGATAGACGTCAGGCGTAGTTTTGCAGTGAAACTGTACGttttcaaaaacactaataaaccagaatatatattatgtgcGCGAGACATGAAAAATACCAGCAACTGAAACATGCTCCAAAAATACttgctttatttacaaatgaatctTACTTTTGAACCTAATCATTGCATACATTGTGACTCTCTGtctatttatgttattaaagATTAATATAAAGTCACGAATAACAGgtcattgttattaaaaaagtaaacgaATGCAGTAAATGACTAACAGGTTCGCTACTAACACATCATTTGTAGCATGAATTATGAATGtgtaaaagaaagcaaatataCATGCAAATCAATTTAGCAGTAAATGTATATAACAACATAATGTAAGAttgcaacagattttttttggctATTTACATGCACTTTCATTTATCAGTTTATTGCGTAGACACTGAAACAttgcattaattttaatgaaaatccaGCCTTTTTTAAGTGCAGAGACCTAATACATAGATATTTCTTCACCGTTGGAGTAAATAAGCCTGCTGTTTCGATTCTGAGGCTCTGTGTTGTTCCTGCAGTAAGTCCATAACATTTTCTTCAAGTGGTTTCTGAATTTTATCCCCATAAAAACGTAAAACACAGGGTTCAGGCAGCAGTGTGAGAAAGCCACCATCTGAGAGACGTACATCCAATAGTCTATCGATTCACTCAGCTCGCAGTCATTAAAAGGAGAGATTTCCCATGCAATCAGAGAGTCCAGAAATATTGCCACGTTGTACGGCCCCCAccccaagaaaaaaaacaccacaatgaAGAGGATGAGCTGCACCGTCTTTCTGCGAGTGTGAGATGTTGGCCGGAGCAGCCGTCCCAAGATAACAGTGTAGCAAAACGCGATGATCACGAAAGCTGTAACGAAAAAGGAGTTTTGCATGTACGTCGTCGCCAATTTCCAGTTAATCTCGCCCACAAAATCACAGAGCTGAATCACATCGGTGTGGTTGTTTTGAGCATGCACGAAATTATCAGTGTGGTGTTTCTCAACCGAGTTGAACTTGGCTTGCGGGATGGCAGCACAAAGACTGATGATCCAGATGAGAATTGATGTCACGTAGCAGTGCAGGCTCTTCCTTGACATGACCACCGACATGGGATGAACCACGGCCATGTAACGGTGGACGGTGAGAACCGTCAGGAAGATGATG
Encoded proteins:
- the xcr1b.1 gene encoding chemokine XC receptor 1 — its product is MKVQTITEYQHETSTTEYETPTTLDYYYGESDICIKKNSIQFATAVTPVIFLIIVLFSCVGNTLVVWVLVKYENLRSLTNTFLLNLALSDLIFTFGLPFWAYYYMYGWTLGDPACKAVNFVFYTGYYSSIIFLTVLTVHRYMAVVHPMSVVMSRKSLHCYVTSILIWIISLCAAIPQAKFNSVEKHHTDNFVHAQNNHTDVIQLCDFVGEINWKLATTYMQNSFFVTAFVIIAFCYTVILGRLLRPTSHTRRKTVQLILFIVVFFFLGWGPYNVAIFLDSLIAWEISPFNDCELSESIDYWMYVSQMVAFSHCCLNPVFYVFMGIKFRNHLKKMLWTYCRNNTEPQNRNSRLIYSNGEEISMY